TGCTGCCGATCACCATCACGATGAGCCCGGTTGCCAGCATCGCCTTTCTCGGCGCTATCTATTGCGCCGCCAATTTCGGCGGCTCGATCACTGCCATCCTGATCAACACGCCCGGTGATCCCTCAGCCTCGGCGACGGCCTATGACGGCTATCCGATGGCGCGGCGCGGCGAAGCCGGGCGAGCCCTCGGCATGTCGACGATCGCCAGCGCGATCGGCGGCATTTTCAGCGTCTTCGTGCTGATCGTCGCGGCCCCGCTGCTGGCGAAGGCGGCCTACAGTTTCGGCCCTCCTGAATATTTCGCGCTCGCGATCTTCGGCCTGTCGATGCTGGCTGCCGTCGGCAGCTCGACGGGCCTCAAGAACCTGATGGTCGGAGCCTTCGGCGTGCTGCTGGCGACGATCGGGCTGGACCTGATGACAGGCGTCGACCGCTTCACCTTCGGCGTGCCGGAACTGAGCGAGGGTCTCGGGCTGGTGCCGGTGCTCACCGGCCTGTTCGCGATCAGCGAATTGCTGGTGCAGGTCGGCCGACTGCAGATTATTCCCGAACGGCTCGGCCTCAGCGCGATGAAGCTGCCCTCCATGGCCGATTATCGCAAATGCGCCAAGGCGATCGGCCTGTCGAGCGTGCTGGGCACCTTCATCGGCATCCTGCCGGCGCTGGGAGCGACCACCGCCGCCCTGATCTCCTATAACGAGACCAGGCGCTGGTCGAAATACAAGGACGAGTTCGGCAAGGGCTCGATCGAGGGCATCGCCGGCCCCGAGGCCGCCAACAACGCCGCCGTCGGCGGCAGCATGGTGCCCACGCTGGCGCTCGGCATCCCGGGCAGCGCGACAACGGCAATCATTCTCGCCGGCCTGATCGTGCAGGGCGTGCGGCCCGGCCCGCATCTGTTCAACGAGC
This sequence is a window from Bosea vestrisii. Protein-coding genes within it:
- a CDS encoding tripartite tricarboxylate transporter permease codes for the protein MDAFLAGMAILADPYMVGIILAGTVLGVIVGALPGLSGSTTAALLLPITITMSPVASIAFLGAIYCAANFGGSITAILINTPGDPSASATAYDGYPMARRGEAGRALGMSTIASAIGGIFSVFVLIVAAPLLAKAAYSFGPPEYFALAIFGLSMLAAVGSSTGLKNLMVGAFGVLLATIGLDLMTGVDRFTFGVPELSEGLGLVPVLTGLFAISELLVQVGRLQIIPERLGLSAMKLPSMADYRKCAKAIGLSSVLGTFIGILPALGATTAALISYNETRRWSKYKDEFGKGSIEGIAGPEAANNAAVGGSMVPTLALGIPGSATTAIILAGLIVQGVRPGPHLFNEQPTLLYAVFASMLASNLIYVVLGLFAAKLFARITLIPDAILWPGVLVFAIVGAYGPNQSLVDVWVMLSFGVIGYVMRRYGFSPAPLVMGLVLGTMVEETLKQSLLIFDHNWLLFFTRPIVVALFVVTALSVCAPWLARAIRGATKSARLRAAEK